In the Marinobacter sp. Arc7-DN-1 genome, TGGATTGGCTTTCTGAGTTACGAACTGGGTTATATCCGGGAGCCGCGACTTGCTCCCATCTGCCCCACGCCCCCCGTGCCGTTGCTCGCCGCAGGGCTTTACCTGTGGCTGGCCAGCCATAACCGGAAAACCGGGGACTATTGCCTCTGGATACACCCGAACTGTCCCGGTAGCCTGGTCACTCAGATCAACGGATGGCTTTCGCTTTCGTTTCATACGGAAAGCCAACCGTGCTCCTGGAAGGTCACGGAACCTTTCAAACCCAGGCAAGCGCCCGAAGCCTTCAAGGCAAGCGTTCAGGCCATCCGGGATTACATCCGTGCCGGCGACTGCTATCAGGCCAACCTGTCGCAGGAATTTGTCGGAAAGTTCACTGGTGACCCCTGGTGCGCTTTTCAGGCATTGGCAAACGCCAACCCCACGCCCTATAGCGCGTTCGTCCGTGCCGGAGAGCACTCCGTGCTTTCGATCTCACCAGAACGATTCCTTGAAATTAAGGGCCGTACGGTCAGGACAAGCCCCATCAAAGGCACTCGCCCCCGCGGGAAAACGACCAATGAGGATGCATCTCTCGCCGCCGAACTTCAGACCTCGGAAAAGGATAGGGCCGAAAACCTGATGATCGTCGATCTGCTGCGCAATGATCTCAGCCTGAACGCCAGAACCGGCAGCGTGAAAGTCGGCAAGCTGTTTGCCCTTGAGTCCTACCGGAACGTCCACCACCTGGTCAGCCACATCCGGGCGGAGCTGGCGGACGGCATAACCCCCATGAAGGCCCTGTTCGATGCCTTCCCGGGCGGGTCCATCACCGGCGCGCCCAAAATCCGGGCCATGGAAATCATCCGGGAACTGGAACCCCACTGGCGCGGCCCCTACTGTGGCTCGATTTTCTATCGCGGACTGGATGGCACCCTGGACAGCAACATCGCCATACGCACCATGCTGTGCGACGGCAAGGGCACCATTCGTTGCTGGGGCGGTGGCGGTATCGTGGCGGATTCCGATCCGGAGGCCGAGTATCAGGAGACCCTGGCGAAGGTCGGGCCTTTGATGCGGTTTCTGGAAACGTTGGTTATCGAGTAGTGAAAATGGGGTCAGAAGAAGGCTTTCTTCTGACCCCTTTTCAGCCGTCGACTCAGGCGCTGTGAATGGCGCTGGCCTTAAGGAATTCCTGCCTCAAATCATCGAAGTTGTGCACCGCCGGGAACTGCGGAAACTCATCAATGACATTCCGGGGCGCGTGGAACAGAATGCCGGCCTCGGCCTGGCCCAGCATGGTGGTGTCGTTGTAGGAATCACCCGCGGCGATGACGCGGTAGTTCAGCAGCTGGAAGGCCCTTACAGACTGACGCTTGGGATCGCGCTGGCGCAGAAGGTAGTTGGCGATCCGGCCATTATCCGCCACTTCAAGTTTGTGGCAAAGCAATGCCGGGTAGCCCAGCTTCTTCATCAGGGGCATGGCGAATTCGTAGAAGGTGTCCGACAGAATCACCACCTGAAAACGCTCCCGCAACCAGTCCAGGAATTCCCGGGCACCGGGGAGCGGGTCCAGCTCACCGATCACTTCCTGAATCTGGGGCAAGCCGTAGCCATGCTGGTCCAGCAGTTTCAGGCGCTGCTTCATCAGGACATCGTAATCCGGAATGTCGCGGGTGGTGGCCTTGAGCTCATCAATGCCGGTTTTTTCGGCGAACGCGATCCAGATTTCCGGGATCAATACTCCTTCAAGGTCAAGGCATGCGAGTTCCACAACGGTCTCCTGATTGATTGGTAGGGGCAGCAGCGGCAAATTCACCGGCCGGGATACGGAGCGTATGATAAGAAAAACCGGGCGGGAATGCATCGTGGAAGTGTAAGTCCATCCTGATAAACGGCGGAATAACCATATAGATTGTCATTCCTTCAGGGTATGAGGCATTTGATGGTAGCCTTTTCACACATTTAGATTAGGTGATTCCGGCATGACCGATATTCAAACCTTGCGGGAGGAGCTCGAAGGCCAGAGCCCCCGTTCGATTCTCAAGGCCGCCCTGAAACAGTACGACAACATCGCGATCTCCTTCAGCGGTGCGGAAGATGTGGTACTGATCGAGATGGCCCACAAGCTCACCGACAATCTGCGGGTATTCACCCTGGATACCGGGCGCCTGCATCCGGAAACCTACGAGTTTGTGGAACGCGTTCGTAAACACTATGGCATAGAGATCGAGGTTCTGTTTCCGGACGCGGAGGAAGTTCAGGACATGGTCAACAAGAAGGGCCTGTTCAGCTTTTACGAAGATGGCCACGGGGAATGTTGCGGTATCCGCAAGGTCAATCCGCTGCGCCGCAAGCTGGCCACGGTTGATGCCTGGATAACCGGCCAGCGCAAGGACCAGAGCCCGGATACCCGCAACGACGTGCCGGTCGTTCAGGAAGATACTGCGTTCTCAACCGATGAGAAAACCCTGGTGAAGTTCAATCCGCTGGCGAACTGGACTTCAAAAGAAGTCTGGGACTACATCCGGATGTCCGAGGCGCCCTATAACGAGCTGCATGAAAAAGGGTTCGTCAGCATTGGCTGCCAGCCGTGCACCCGCCCTGTCCTGCCGGGACAACATGAGCGGGAAGGTCGCTGGTGGTGGGAAGAAGCCACCCAGAAAGAGTGTGGCCTTCATGCGGATAATCTGATCGCCCGGGACTGACCGGGCGGCGAGCTACCCGCGCTCACCGGTTAATAAGTGGGTAGCTCGATTTCCCTGAACAACTCCTCAATTTCTGATCGACTTCCCTGGTGAGCGACCGCTTCGTCCACCTTCTCTTTGGCAAGATGTGGTGCAAAGCGCTGGATGAAGTCGTACATATAGCCCCGTAGGAAAGTGCCTTTTCGGAACCCGATGCGCGTCACGCTGGGGCGGAAAAGTTTCCGGGCGTCCAAAGCAACCAGATCGGTATCGGTTTTCGGGTCGAATGCCATACTGGCGATGATCCCGACACCGAGGCCGAGCCGCACATACGTCTTGATAACGTCCGCATCCGCCGCCGTGAACACGACCTTGGGTGTCAGCCCCTGGGACTGGAACGCTTCGTCAAGTTTTGAACGACCGGTAAAACCGAATACGTAGGTGACCAACGGGTATTCCGCCAGCTCGGCCAGTGTCAGTTCCGGCAACGTCGCAAGCGGGTGATCCCTGGGCACGATCACACTGCGATTCCACCGGTAGCAGGGCATCATGATCAGGTCGTTAAACAACTCCATGCCCTCTGTCGCAATCGCAAAGTCAACAGCGCCGTTAGCGGCCATTTCCGAGATCTGCATGGGCGTTCCCTGATGCATATGCAGGGAAACGTCCGGATACGCCTCAATGAAACCGCTGATCACCGGCGGCAGCGCGTAACGGGCCTGGGTGTGGGTGGTGGCAATACTCAGGTCCCCCTTGCGCTGGTTACTGAATTCCTGGGCAATCTTCTTGATGCCCTCCACCCGCCGGAGAATCTCTCCCGCCTCCCGGATGATAATCTCGCCGCCCGGGGTAATACGGGTCAGGTGCTTACCGCTGCGGGCGAATACCTCCAGGCCCAGTTCATCCTCCAGCAGACGGACCTGCTTGGAGATACCCGGCTGGGAGGTAAAGAGGCTTTGAGCGGTTGCGGACACATTCAGGTCGTGATGCGCAACTTCCCAGATGTAGCGCAACTGTTGTAGTTTCATTGAGTCTGTTGCTCCCTGGAGATCGAAGGACCCTGAAGAAGAATACGCATAAAAATACAGGCTTTCATTCTTTTTTAATATAGGCAATTCTCTTCACACAGTTTAGACCAAAATTGCATTTCCGCAGCCCCTGATAAAACCCGGTCGTGAACAAGAGCGATTAAGACTGATTAATAGTGATTAAGACTGATTACGAGTGATCCAGTGCGTCCATGGCCCTTGACTTGGTCACGACAAAGGACACAATCCCTAATCGATACGCTCCACCTTTCAGGGAAACCATGCTGCTGACCACCAAATTCCTCAGGCCCACCTCTGATTCCCGCGCGGTAAAACGCGAGCGGTTGAGTGCGCTCCTTGAGCCCGATGGCCCGAGACGCCTGAATCTGGTGATTGCACCGGCAGGGTTCGGAAAAACCACCCTGGTGACTCAATGGTGCTCGCGGTCGTCATCACCGGCCGCATGGCTTTCCCTGGACGAGCACGATGATGAGCCGAGGCGCTTCTGGCAGTATGTTACCGGCGCCTTCGAACACGCCGGCCTGGCCGGTGCCGGTGAGCTGCGCAAACAACTGGCCCACGGCACCGACGAGGCCTTCACCGAAGCGATTACAGGGCTAATCAACACCCTGGCACGGGATGGCAGCCCCTGGACCCTGGTACTGGACGATTTTCATTTCATTCACGAACCTGCCATACACCGGCAATTCGCCTATTTTGTCGATTACCTGCCTCCGGGCGTCGCCGTAACCCTTGCTTCCCGGACCGAACCGCCGCTGCCTCTGGCACGGTGGCGGGTGCGCCGCTGGACCCAGGACCTACATCCCGGACTCCTGGCGTTTTCAGAAGAAGAATGCCGGCAATTTTTTCAGGGCACCATGGGCCTGGACATTTCCGAGGAAGACGTCCGGGCAATTTGCCGGAAAACAGAAGGCTGGGTTGCCGCCATGCAGCTGTCGGCACTGTCCGGCAAAGGAAACCCGGCGGGAACGAAGCAGATTGATCTGGACGAGCGCCATATCAGTGACTATGTATTGAGCGAGGTATTAGACCAACAGCCGGCGGAACTGGCGGATTTTCTGCTGGAAACCGCCTGCTGTCCGCGCCTGTGCGCCTCATTATGCGATTCGATCCGCAGCTCCGGCGACAGCCAGGAAATCCTGGAGAAGTTGCTCAGCCAGAACCTTTTCCTGATCCCCCTCGACACCCGGAATGAGTGGTTTCGTTATCACGATCTGTTCCGGGATGCCCTGCTCCTTCGTATTCGTCACAGCCAACCCGAGAAGGCAGCGCAATTGTGGCAGAGAACCGTAGACTGGTTGCTGGCCCACGGCCATGTTCAGGAAGGCATTGCCCAGATCGTCCGTCACGCAGACTGGCACTGGCTGGCCCGGGTACTGGCCGAGCATGGCAATAACCTGATTCATGGCGGATATCATTTACCGGTTCTGAACTGGCTAGACGCCCTGCCCCAGGATCTGGTCACCGACAACCCACAACTTCAGATGCTGCGAATCTGGGGGCTGTTCTTCGCCAACCGTGTGGACACCCTGGCGCCCTTGCTGAGCTCTCTGGAAGATCTTCTCGACCGGCACGTGGCGGATTCCCATCCTGATGCCGAAGGCGCGCTCGGGCTCCAGAGCGAGATCTCACTGATGCGCTCATACCTGGCCCGGACCCGCAGCGATGACAAAAGCGCCACCGATCTCACACGGCAGGTTCTGAAAGAAATCGATCATACCCGCATCCCCCTGAAATCGGTGACCTATTACGGTCTGGGCCTGGACTACTATGGCAAGGGCGAGCTCACCGAAGCCGAAGACGCCCTGCAGTCCGCCGTCCGCTACGGTCAGGTGGAACAAAAGCCGAGCACCGTTCTCTCCAGCGGCGGATTGCTGGCATGGATTCAGTACAACCGTGGCGATATTGACCTGGCCCTGGATACCTGCACCGATATCCGTCAGTGGGTGGACCGGCACTATGCGGACCCCAGCCAGCCCAGGCTGATTTCCTGCTGGCAGAACAGCACCTTGTGCGAAATTCACCGGGAGCGGGACCATCCCCAGCTTGCGGCCACCCACCTTCAACCATTGCTTGAACACGTGGAACGGGGCACGGAAGCCGGGCAGCACGTGGTCATCCAGTACGTCCGCGGCCACCTTGCCTTCAGCGAGGGCAAACTCCAGGAGGCCATCGAGGCGCTGGAGGACGCCGCCCAAACCGCCCGGAAACGCCGGGAACAGATTCTTTTCGAACCACCGGCCAGTACCGCCCTGCTGGCTCGGTGCTACCTGGCCGCCGGTTTCCCGGACAAAGCCCGGGGCTGTCTCGATTCAAGAGTGGATGCCGAGTTCACCAATCCCCTGAACCGGGAACAGAACCGGATCAGTGAGGCGCGGGTAATGGTGGCCCTGGATCAACCTGAACGGGCCCAGGAAATTCTCAGCGCACTCCTTCAGCCGGCCGAGCGTAACGCCCACAACCGTCATCTGGTGGAGATCCTGCTGGTTTATGGCGAGGCCCTGGCACTTCAGGGCCGCACAGAAGAGTCCCGACAAATGCTCACCCGGGCAATCAGCCGGGCCGCCGACGCCGGATTTATGCGGTTGCTGGCAGAAGAAAGCCCGCACCTCCGTTCGCTCCTGCTGTCTTTACCCGCGCTGAACGCACCGGGTAGCTGGAACAGCGGCGTGCGGACCATGCTTCTGAAGCAGGAAGAGATGGCTGGAACGGCCGCGGCAACCCGGGCGACTGAAACCGTCAGGTCGCCGGAACGCTCAGCCAAAACACCGGAAACCCTTCCAGAGCCCCTCAGCCAGCGTGAGCTGGAAGTGCTTGCACTGATTCACCAGGGCCACGCCAACAAGGAGATCGCTTCCCGGATGAGTGTGGCTCCGGCCACCGTCAAGGCCCACATCCGTAACCTTTACGGCAAGCTGGGCGTGGGCCGAAGAACCGAAGCGCTGGCCCGGGCGCGGCAACTCGGGCTCCTTGATAACTGACAACAGCGCCCACGAAATGGGACCCCTGTCACATTTAACTGCAACTTTCTAAGCCTGCTACGCCCTTTGGACGATCCGTTTACGCCCCCTGCTCCTCTATCATTTGTTCAACGGTGAGGGAAACCTTGCCAGGAATTCTGAAACTTCAGGCCTTCAGATTTCTTGTTCCGCGTTGTTTCGACGCCCGGGTTCAAAAGGACCCCTTTGATGAGAGCCACCCCATCTGGGCTGGCTCTTTTTTTTGGGCGGGCTATCTACCTGAACGCATCGTACTCGAAAGAATGGTGCCGGGGAGGATCAGCGTTCGATGATCCGCCGGAACGGCGGCAAGGCATCAAGCAACAGCTGGCCGTAGCGCCTGGCGATGATCCGGCGATCCAGAATGGTGACCCGGCCGGTATCCTGCTCGGTCCTGAGCAAGCGCCCGACCGCCTGAACCAGCTTGATCGAGGCATCGGGCACCGTGATCTCCATAAACGGATTACCACCACGCCGGGTTACCCATTCAGCAAGGCCCGCCTCTATCGGATCATCCGGCACAGAGAACGGCAGTCGGGTAATGACCACGTGGTGGAGGTATTTACCCGGCAGGTCGATACCCTCGGCAAAACTGGCCACCCCAAAGAGCACACTGGGCCGCCCCTCATCCACGCGGCTGCAATGCTGGCGAAGCACCTCACCCTTGGCCATGTCATCCTGGGTGATAATCAGCTCCGGATAGTCCGGCGCCAGTGCGTCACGCACCTGGATCATCTGGCGCCGGGAAGTGAACAGAACCAGCGTTGCCTTTTCACCTGCCCACAGATCGGGCAGGCGCTTGACCAGCTCATCGGTAAACCCGTCATCGGTCGGCAGGGCAGACATCGCCGGCACTTCCACGGTGGCCATTTCGGCATAACGGAAGGAACTGGGAACCACCAGGAAACGGCTGTCCTGGGGCAATCCCGCCCGGGCGTTAAGCCGGTCAAACCGGCCGAGCGCGGTCAGCGTTGCGCTGGTCAGCACAGCCCCGTAGGCCCGGGACCAGAGCCGGGAATACAGCAGATCGTCTGCGAGCACCGGAGAGCTGTAGAGGGTAATGTCTTCGGCGTGATCCCATCGCTGCCGGACCGCCCAGCGCGCGGGAGGCGGGCTACCTCCTTGCTCACACCAGGCCGTCCAAAGTCTCAACTGATCTTCGGCACGACTGTGGAAAGAGCCGATCACCGGATACCATGCCTCGGCAGTCTCACGGTCTAATTCGTGCTCTTTGCGTTCATCAAACGCCCCCTGCAACTCATCCGCCAGCACACCAAGCTGACGCACCAGGTTCGCGGTGGCAATCCGGGTCTCAGCCGACAGATCCGCCATGGCTTCGGGGAGCTCACCCTCCGGGTAACGCCACTGGGCTGTTCGGCGCTCCTCGTTGAATTCCCAGCCGGTATTCTGCTCTGCTTCCTCATAGACCCTGGCCAGAACAAGATCGACATCCCGGGACGCAGAGCCAATGCGGTCGAGACTCTTGGCAGCCTGGCTGCCTCCCGGCAGGTAAGGCTGCATTTTGACCAGCGCCTGGGAGAGCTGCTTCAGCCACTGGCGTGTGGCGTTCAGGGAAACCGAGGCGGCAAAATGATTCAGGGCCTTGTCCGGAAGGTGATGGGCCTCATCAAAAATGTACAAAGCGTTTTCAGGCTCGGGCAAAATGGCACCGCCACCGAGCGCCAGATCCGCCAGCACCAGATCATGGTTCGCCACTACGATATCGGCATCATCCAGATCTTTCCGGGCGTCGAAAAACGCACAGCTGTCGAAGTAGCTGCAGTGGCGGTTGGTGCACTGCCGGTGGTCTGTTGTGACCTGGCGCCAGACATCGTCCGGAATCTGTTCCGGCCAGTGGTCCCGGTCGCCATCCCAGTTTCTTGAACCATAACTGGCGAGCATCTCCTCGAAGAAAGCCCGTGTGCCCGACGCTTCGGACCTGGGGCCATCCAGCAGGAACAGCGGCATGGTGTCGCTGTCGCCATTGCCCTCGTCGTGCAGGCGCGCCTCCAGTCTGGACATGCAAAGATACCGGCCCCGCCCTTTGGCGAGGGTCCAGTTGAAATCCATCTTGCTGTGCTTTTTGAGGTCCGGGAGGTCCTTCAGAACAATCTGGTCCTGCAATGCAACGGTGGCCGTGGAAATAACCAGGGTTTTGCCCAGGGCTTTGGCCACGGGAATTGCCGCGATAAGATAAGCCAGGGTCTTGCCGGTACCGGTCCCCGCCTCTACAACGCACGCTGACGCCGGCGAGGTTCTCTGGCCATCGTTCCCGGTGATCTCACCCATGTATTTTGCAATTTCAGCGATCATCAACCGCTGGCCGTAGCGGGCACGGATATCCTTGCCTGCCAGCACGTCGCGGTAGCCCTGCTGAATCTCGTGCTTGGTGTCGTCAGTCAGAGCCATTATCGGGGGCTCACCCAGTCCCGGACCACACCAACCCGGAAGCGTTGACCGTTAAGGCTGAGTACAACGCCCTCCCCGGTGATGTCTTCCACCCGCAGACCGGAAAACGAATCACCGATTCGCAGATAGGCATTATTAATCATGACGCGGCGGGACGCCGGGGATGATGAGTAGATATGGCTGTTAAAGGTCAAATCCGGGACACTCTTCTGAAACGAAAGGGGCAACTCTACCAGATGGGGCACCCTGCCCGCTTGCTCAGGCACCGGCAAGGGTGGAAAAGTCTGTGATGAATCGGATGAGGGTACAATAATGGTCGCCCGCTCCCGGGGCACGGGCGCCGCGGCGGCCTCAGCCTTCGGCAGGCTCACAGGTGATTCCGGTTCCGGTTCCGGTTCCGGTTCCGGTGCCGGTGTCACCGGTGGCGCTTCAACCTGTTCGGCCGGCTGATCTGGTGGCTGGGAGCCTGGCCAGAAGACAAACGCCAGCACGCCGGCGTTGAGCATCAGGGCGACAGCGACCCAGGCCACCGGCGATACCCGCTTCTTCTTTGGCCGGTGTATCAGCTGCACCTGCTGGCCAAGGTCGGGCACCCGCCCCTGGCGGCGCTCCGTTTCGGATTTTCTTAATGCGTCAAGAATATAAGACATAGTTACTCTCGATTTCCCGACCGATTTCCCGACCGGTTTCCCGGCACTGAGGGCTGAAGCCGGGGAACAGACGCCTCAAGATCGTTATTCATCTGGATGATGGTCATGGCGCCGGCGATTCCGTCAACGGTAAGACCCCGGAGGGACTGATACCAGCGAACCTGCTCTTCGGCACTCATCCGCTTGATCTGATCGCTTTCCGGGCGGCCGGCACTGAGCGTCTCCGCCAGCTCCATCATCCGGGCGCCAATCCATAACTGCTGGCCGTTCCCGGTACTGTAAAAGCCGTCGCCGGTGAGGTATTCCGGAAGGCGCCACAATACCCGGTATTCCCCAAACCAGTAAGGCTCGATACTGGCGAACGATAGCTCCACGTTAGCGGACGGCAACGCAACTTCGGCCATGTCGCCATCTAGGTGACGAATCACAACGTAACCGTCGTTGCCGGCCTGATCCTGAAGCCGCAACATCGCCGGGCGATCCAGAAACTCAAGGCTCCGGCGACTGCCCTGCCGCTCCAGACACGCCAACCCGTTTTCTCTGGCAAAATCACAGGCCACTGGCGCATCGGCAGGCTGATAATTGCGCCCCCAGATCCCGAATAACATCCGGAAGGCATCGACTGAATCCAGCAGCTGACCGGGAACGTCCAGTTCCGCAAGAGCCTGACGCTCAGCAACTTCGTTGTTGTTCGCGGAATCCGCCCTTTCCGGCATTTCCGCCTCAGCCATTTTGCCCGGCTCATCCGCAACCCGCTCGATGGCACCCTGCAATGGCTCCCCCGGGGGCTGCTCAGCGAAAGCCGGCTCGCCCGGGGCCCAACGCTCAAACAGCCAGGCGGTTCCGATAATGGCAACAAGCATGGATGCCGCAACGATCAGGTACTGGGATCTGTCTGGTGAGCCACCTTGCCGCGATGGCCCGGGGCCAGCGGAATGGCCACGAACCTCTTTTGCTGCGTGCCGAATGTGATCAGCGGTAATTTCATGCTCACCTTCCGCGTAGGCCCCAAGCAGAGCCCGGTCGCTGATCAGATTGATCAGCCGGGGAATACCCTGGCTTTCCCGGTACAGTCGCTGAACGGACCGGGGCGAGAAAATGTCCCCGCGCATGCCGGCCACGCTGAGTCGATAGCGAAGGTAGGCCGGCAGCTCGTCCTTGCCAATCGCATCAAGGTGATAACGCGCGGTTACCCGCTGGTTCAGTTGCCGCAGTTCCGGAAGGGCAAGTATCTCCTGCAGTTCCGGCTGGCCAAGCAGGACAATTTGCAGCAGTTTTTTCTCGGCGGTTTCCAGATTGGTCAGGAGCCTGAGTTGTTCAAGCACCTCCGCAGACAGATTCTGGGCTTCGTCGATCATCAACACCTTGTGACGGCCCGCCGCGTGCGCCTTCAGCAGGTCCTGGTTGATGAGATCCACCAGTTCCTTGATGGTGGCGCCGATGTCGTGGGGAATCTCAAGCTCGTCGCAGATGGAGGACAGCAACTCCCGCGCAGAGAGCCGGGGGTTGAGAATCAGCGCTATATCGACATTGTCCGGAGCGTTTTCAATAAAGCAGCGGGATACCGTGGTCTTCCCGGTCCCTACTTCACCGGTAATCACAATGAAGCCGCCCTGGCCCTGAACACCGTACATCAGGTGCGCCAGAGCTTCCTTGTGGCGATCACTGAGATAGAGGTAACGGGGGTCTGGGGCGATAGAAAACGGCGGTTCGCGAAAGCCGAAAAAATCGTAATACATGTCAGGAGGTACCGGAATCCGCGTTATTAACCAACCTGAGCCCGGCAGTGCGCCGGTTCTGCTGTTTCAGTCGACGCACGCACCGCTCAAGGGTTTTGGAGATCCGGGCATGGGAGCGAATCATGGAAATCCTGGGCCAGGTGGCCCGTTCGCCGGCAAGAATCATTTCCCTTACGTAGGCGGGATCCGGATTAGCCAGCATGCGGCGATAGTCCCTGAATGAATAGGTTGGTGCGATGGTAACGTCTCCCGAATACCGCTGAGCCATAATCGTGTACAACTGACCGGACACCTGCCGCAGGAGTTCCGGCCTTACCCGTTTGCGCAGGTAATCGAATACCCCCTTGCCGTGGAACTGGATTTCCGATTTCAGCAGATGCATCGGGAGACTGCCCAGGGAGAGCTTTTCGTCTCTGCCTCGCTGGGTGAGGAACGGCACAACATGGGGGTTGGCCTGGCTCACAATTGTGTAGTTAACGTCGTAGAGATGCATCAGGCGGTCAATTGGGAGATCGCTGACCACCGAACCGTCCACAAACTTGAGGCGTGGCATATAAGGCAGGGTATTGCCGTGGATGTCTTTTTTCATCAGGGTGACCGGCGGAAAAATACCCGGAACCGCCGCACTGGCCAGAGCCGCACTCCACACCATCAGGTAGGGCGATGTATAGCCGCACAACAATCGCGCCTTTTGATGCGCCTGTACCGGTGACACACTTACGTTAATAGAGCGACCAGTACGCTGGTAGGCCT is a window encoding:
- a CDS encoding DUF3336 domain-containing protein is translated as MLEDPRLAKFRKMLAEAPNYEVWKAAALELDFLEGNAEWKEDFASGLYHYELIYDRLSNLKQYRQQNDVERLKRALREGLHHDLGNMGNPALYTRSRVGTKHLIEEYIAQVCEALDFLCDHSVPGFPVADKLQFFRDTLTSYGRPTLLLSGGATLGMFHFGVIKALWEKGLLPQVIAGSSIGAIIAGILGVHTDAEIPEMLVPENHNLKAWKWRGLISAVRGDGLMDQEQLRGCLRANIGEYTFEEAYQRTGRSINVSVSPVQAHQKARLLCGYTSPYLMVWSAALASAAVPGIFPPVTLMKKDIHGNTLPYMPRLKFVDGSVVSDLPIDRLMHLYDVNYTIVSQANPHVVPFLTQRGRDEKLSLGSLPMHLLKSEIQFHGKGVFDYLRKRVRPELLRQVSGQLYTIMAQRYSGDVTIAPTYSFRDYRRMLANPDPAYVREMILAGERATWPRISMIRSHARISKTLERCVRRLKQQNRRTAGLRLVNNADSGTS
- a CDS encoding ExeA family protein; this translates as MYYDFFGFREPPFSIAPDPRYLYLSDRHKEALAHLMYGVQGQGGFIVITGEVGTGKTTVSRCFIENAPDNVDIALILNPRLSARELLSSICDELEIPHDIGATIKELVDLINQDLLKAHAAGRHKVLMIDEAQNLSAEVLEQLRLLTNLETAEKKLLQIVLLGQPELQEILALPELRQLNQRVTARYHLDAIGKDELPAYLRYRLSVAGMRGDIFSPRSVQRLYRESQGIPRLINLISDRALLGAYAEGEHEITADHIRHAAKEVRGHSAGPGPSRQGGSPDRSQYLIVAASMLVAIIGTAWLFERWAPGEPAFAEQPPGEPLQGAIERVADEPGKMAEAEMPERADSANNNEVAERQALAELDVPGQLLDSVDAFRMLFGIWGRNYQPADAPVACDFARENGLACLERQGSRRSLEFLDRPAMLRLQDQAGNDGYVVIRHLDGDMAEVALPSANVELSFASIEPYWFGEYRVLWRLPEYLTGDGFYSTGNGQQLWIGARMMELAETLSAGRPESDQIKRMSAEEQVRWYQSLRGLTVDGIAGAMTIIQMNNDLEASVPRLQPSVPGNRSGNRSGNRE